One window from the genome of Thermodesulfobacteriota bacterium encodes:
- a CDS encoding cytochrome b/b6 domain-containing protein has translation MSEKDPKDPAADVVDREIEAASGELASLPPEQAEALKEKVRRRVREEMEAELRARTEAERKEAARLERERRAREKELEKGETFERFNRNFRFQHMVLFSSVIILIVTGMPLKFPEFFLSGWLIGLFGGIQASTIVHRVGAAMLIYFMVHHFLYTILSRDGRRDFLLLLPKLQDAKDIRANIRHFLGKSPEKPKFGRFSYIEKFDYWAVYWGCVIMIGSGAFLWFETVIMKFLPKVAIDMAHEMHSDEALLATLAIVVWHFYNVHFNPDRFPGSLMWWHGRITEHEIKEEHPLEYEEIMERRRREAREGAGE, from the coding sequence ATGTCCGAGAAAGACCCGAAGGACCCGGCGGCCGACGTCGTCGATCGGGAAATCGAGGCGGCCTCCGGGGAGCTCGCCTCGCTTCCCCCGGAGCAGGCCGAGGCGCTGAAGGAGAAGGTCCGCCGGCGCGTGCGGGAGGAGATGGAGGCGGAGCTGCGCGCCCGCACCGAGGCGGAGCGGAAGGAGGCGGCGCGCCTCGAGCGGGAGCGGCGCGCGAGGGAGAAGGAGCTGGAGAAGGGAGAGACGTTCGAGCGGTTCAACCGGAACTTCCGCTTCCAGCACATGGTGCTGTTCTCCTCGGTCATCATCTTGATCGTCACCGGCATGCCGCTGAAGTTCCCCGAGTTCTTCCTGTCCGGGTGGCTCATCGGGCTCTTCGGCGGGATCCAGGCCTCGACCATCGTCCACCGCGTCGGCGCGGCGATGCTGATCTATTTCATGGTCCACCATTTCCTCTACACGATCCTTTCGCGGGACGGGCGGCGCGATTTCCTCCTCCTGCTCCCGAAGCTCCAGGACGCGAAGGACATCCGCGCCAACATCCGGCATTTCCTGGGCAAGAGCCCCGAGAAACCGAAGTTCGGCCGGTTCAGCTACATCGAGAAGTTCGACTACTGGGCGGTCTACTGGGGCTGCGTCATCATGATCGGCTCGGGCGCGTTCCTCTGGTTCGAGACGGTCATCATGAAGTTCCTGCCGAAAGTCGCCATCGACATGGCGCACGAGATGCACAGCGACGAGGCGCTCCTCGCCACGCTGGCGATCGTCGTCTGGCACTTCTACAACGTCCACTTCAACCCGGACCGGTTCCCCGGGTCGCTCATGTGGTGGCACGGCCGTATCACCGAGCATGAAATAAAGGAAGAGCACCCGCTCGAGTACGAGGAGATCATGGAGCGGCGCAGGCGGGAAGCGCGGGAGGGCGCCGGCGAATGA
- a CDS encoding cytochrome b/b6 domain-containing protein, with translation MSDSGKAEGTVVRMTFLFRAQHMLLTVLLLVLAVTGFALMYHENAVAQAIIRFEGGVQNRGVVHRVAAVLLLANLVYHVFYMLLTKEGKAEFRDFSVTRKDFSDFLQAMWYNLGQADAYPRIGKYGFREKFQYWGTAVGIVLIAATGIMLWAETFSMRFFPKFVLDLTLIVHGYQGLLGFVILFLWHMYNVHLHPSSFPMNAAWLTGKVSAEWMRKEHPLEYERLKEDGTL, from the coding sequence ATGAGCGATTCCGGCAAGGCGGAGGGGACGGTGGTCCGCATGACGTTCCTCTTCCGGGCGCAGCACATGCTGCTGACGGTCCTGCTGCTGGTCCTGGCGGTGACCGGCTTCGCGCTGATGTACCACGAGAACGCGGTCGCCCAGGCGATCATCCGCTTCGAGGGGGGGGTGCAGAACCGGGGTGTGGTCCACCGGGTCGCCGCCGTGCTCCTGCTGGCGAATCTCGTCTACCACGTCTTCTACATGCTACTGACGAAAGAAGGGAAGGCGGAGTTCCGCGACTTCTCGGTCACCCGGAAGGACTTCTCCGATTTCCTCCAGGCCATGTGGTACAACCTCGGCCAGGCCGACGCCTACCCGCGCATCGGGAAGTACGGCTTCCGGGAGAAGTTCCAGTACTGGGGGACCGCGGTGGGGATCGTGCTCATCGCCGCCACGGGCATCATGCTGTGGGCGGAGACCTTCTCCATGCGCTTCTTCCCCAAGTTCGTCCTCGACCTGACGCTGATCGTCCACGGATACCAGGGGCTCCTCGGCTTCGTGATCCTCTTCCTCTGGCACATGTACAACGTGCACCTGCACCCTTCCTCCTTCCCGATGAACGCCGCCTGGCTCACCGGAAAAGTGTCGGCGGAATGGATGCGGAAGGAGCACCCGCTGGAATACGAGCGTCTGAAGGAGGACGGGACGTTATGA